Proteins from a genomic interval of Mycobacterium conspicuum:
- a CDS encoding nitrate/nitrite transporter: protein MTHLLPDWDPEDTVAWEAGNKKIARRNLIWSVVAEHIGFSIWSIWSVMVLFMPTSVYGFSAGDKFLLGATATLVGACLRFPYTFATARFGGRNWTIFSAVVLLIPTVGTMALLAHPGLPLWPYLLCAALTGLGGGNFASSMTNINAFYPQRLKGWALALNAGGGNLGVPIVQLVGLLVIASFGNRQPYAVCAIYLVLLAVAAIGAALYMDNLEDYQIQLGTMRAVLSERHTWVIALLYIGTFGSFIGFSFALGQVLQMNFLASGQKTAQASLHAAQIAFLGPLLGSLSRIYGGRIADRIGGGRVTLGAFCAMILAAGILVSASTFGSHHGAGPAPAGAMIGYVAGFIALFILSGIGNGSVYKMIPTIFEARSHALELDEAARRQWSRSMAGALIGLTGAIGALGGVGVNLALRQSYLSNGTATAAFWAFAVFYVAASILTWAMYVRRPLRATAPAASEPAPQAGLAYV, encoded by the coding sequence ATGACGCACCTGCTCCCGGACTGGGACCCCGAAGACACCGTCGCCTGGGAAGCCGGCAACAAGAAGATCGCCCGCCGCAACCTGATCTGGTCGGTGGTAGCCGAGCACATCGGGTTCTCGATCTGGTCCATCTGGTCGGTGATGGTGCTGTTCATGCCGACCTCGGTGTACGGCTTCTCCGCGGGAGACAAGTTTCTGCTCGGCGCCACCGCGACGCTGGTGGGGGCGTGCCTGCGGTTCCCCTACACGTTCGCCACCGCGCGCTTCGGCGGGCGGAACTGGACCATATTCTCCGCGGTGGTGCTCCTGATCCCCACTGTCGGCACCATGGCGTTGCTGGCCCACCCCGGGCTCCCGTTGTGGCCGTATCTGCTGTGCGCGGCACTGACCGGCCTCGGCGGAGGCAACTTCGCCTCGTCGATGACCAACATCAATGCGTTTTATCCGCAGCGGCTCAAGGGCTGGGCGTTGGCGCTCAACGCCGGCGGCGGCAACCTCGGGGTGCCGATAGTTCAGCTCGTCGGGCTGCTGGTCATCGCGAGCTTCGGCAACCGACAGCCGTACGCGGTGTGTGCGATATACCTGGTGCTGCTGGCGGTGGCGGCGATCGGGGCCGCGCTCTACATGGACAACCTGGAGGACTACCAAATACAGCTGGGCACCATGCGCGCGGTGCTCTCCGAACGGCACACCTGGGTGATCGCGCTGCTCTACATCGGTACCTTCGGTTCATTCATCGGATTCTCGTTCGCTCTTGGACAGGTGCTACAGATGAATTTCCTTGCCAGCGGCCAAAAGACGGCGCAGGCCTCGCTGCACGCCGCTCAGATCGCCTTTTTGGGACCGCTATTGGGCTCGCTGTCGCGGATATACGGCGGTCGGATCGCCGACCGCATCGGTGGTGGCCGCGTCACCCTTGGCGCATTCTGCGCCATGATCCTCGCGGCCGGAATATTGGTCAGCGCAAGCACTTTCGGCTCTCACCACGGCGCCGGACCCGCCCCGGCGGGGGCGATGATCGGGTACGTGGCCGGCTTCATCGCTTTGTTCATCCTGTCCGGCATCGGCAATGGCTCGGTGTACAAGATGATCCCGACGATCTTCGAGGCCCGCAGCCATGCCTTGGAACTCGACGAAGCGGCGCGCCGGCAGTGGTCACGCTCGATGGCCGGCGCCCTGATTGGCCTCACCGGAGCGATCGGTGCGCTCGGCGGCGTCGGCGTCAATCTGGCCCTGCGGCAGTCCTATTTGAGCAACGGCACCGCGACGGCCGCGTTCTGGGCCTTCGCCGTGTTCTACGTCGCGGCCTCGATACTGACCTGGGCGATGTACGTGCGCCGGCCGCTGCGGGCCACCGCCCCCGCGGCGTCCGAGCCCGCCCCGCAAGCGGGCTTGGCGTATGTGTGA
- a CDS encoding GNAT family N-acetyltransferase, with protein MHTQVHTARLVHTADLDSDTRTRMRRMVTEAFAGGFTDTDWEHALGGMHALIWRRGAIIAHASVVQRRLIYRGTALRCGYVEGVAVREDCRGQGLAYALLDAVEQVMRGAYQLGALSSTVHASGLYASRGWLPWRGPTSVLAPTGPTPTPDDDGTVFVFPVGITLDTTADLMCDWRDGDVW; from the coding sequence GTGCACACCCAGGTACACACCGCCCGCCTGGTCCATACCGCCGATCTCGACAGCGATACCCGGACGCGCATGCGCCGGATGGTCACCGAGGCGTTCGCCGGTGGATTCACCGACACCGACTGGGAGCACGCGCTGGGCGGAATGCATGCGCTCATTTGGCGTCGCGGTGCGATCATCGCCCATGCGTCGGTGGTCCAGCGGCGGCTGATTTACCGGGGCACTGCGCTGCGCTGCGGTTACGTGGAGGGTGTCGCGGTGCGGGAGGACTGCCGCGGCCAAGGGCTGGCGTATGCCCTCCTCGATGCCGTCGAGCAGGTGATGCGCGGTGCCTACCAGCTGGGCGCGCTGAGTTCCACGGTCCACGCCAGCGGCCTGTACGCATCGCGGGGCTGGTTGCCCTGGCGCGGCCCGACGTCGGTGCTGGCGCCGACCGGTCCGACCCCCACCCCCGACGACGACGGAACGGTGTTCGTGTTCCCGGTGGGGATCACCTTGGATACGACGGCGGATCTGATGTGCGATTGGCGCGACGGCGATGTTTGGTAG
- a CDS encoding 5-oxoprolinase/urea amidolyase family protein — protein MITLEILDTGPLAVVQDLGRTGLAHLGVGRSGAADRRSHTLANRLVANPDDRATVEVTFGGFSARVRGGDVDIAVTGADTNPAVNGNVFGTNSIRHVRDGQVISLGAPRAGLRSYLAVRGGFCVQPVLGSRSYDMMSAIGPAPLQAGDRLPVGEHTNAYPELDQAPVAAISAQLVELQVLPGPRDDWFVDPDALVHTIWMASDRSDRVGMRLEGRPLRHRHPDRQLPSEGTTRGAIQVPPNGLPVILGPDHPVTGGYPVVGVVVDADIDKIAQVRPGQYVRLHWARPRAPFSADRADLVHGV, from the coding sequence GTGATCACGCTGGAAATCCTTGACACGGGACCGCTGGCCGTCGTGCAGGACCTAGGCCGCACCGGCCTGGCCCACCTCGGCGTCGGGCGGTCCGGGGCCGCCGACCGCCGCTCGCACACCTTGGCCAACCGGCTGGTCGCCAATCCCGACGACCGCGCCACCGTCGAGGTGACCTTTGGCGGTTTCTCGGCCCGCGTCCGCGGCGGCGATGTCGACATCGCGGTGACGGGCGCCGACACCAATCCCGCGGTGAACGGAAACGTGTTTGGCACCAACAGTATTCGTCACGTCCGCGACGGCCAGGTGATCTCGCTGGGCGCGCCGCGCGCCGGGCTGCGCAGCTATCTGGCCGTGCGGGGCGGCTTCTGCGTGCAGCCGGTGCTGGGCTCCCGCAGCTACGACATGATGTCGGCGATCGGCCCGGCCCCGCTACAGGCCGGAGACCGGCTTCCGGTCGGCGAGCACACCAACGCCTATCCCGAACTCGACCAGGCCCCCGTCGCGGCGATCTCCGCACAACTGGTCGAACTTCAGGTGCTGCCCGGACCGCGCGACGACTGGTTCGTCGACCCCGACGCGTTGGTGCACACGATTTGGATGGCCTCCGACCGCAGCGACCGGGTCGGAATGCGGCTGGAGGGCCGCCCGCTGCGGCACCGCCATCCCGACCGGCAGCTGCCCAGCGAGGGCACCACCCGCGGCGCGATTCAGGTGCCGCCCAACGGTTTACCGGTCATCCTGGGGCCCGATCACCCGGTCACCGGCGGCTACCCGGTCGTGGGCGTGGTCGTCGACGCCGACATCGACAAGATCGCCCAGGTGCGACCCGGCCAGTATGTGCGGCTGCACTGGGCGCGGCCCCGCGCTCCGTTCAGCGCCGACAGAGCAGACCTGGTCCACGGGGTGTAA
- a CDS encoding 5-oxoprolinase subunit B family protein, whose amino-acid sequence MSVTDLSRDLSTDLVGNMVLDYGDQALMVQCGSTAEVLAWTAALRAAEWPSVIDIVPAARTVLVKLDGANCQTLIRQLLRNLRVDSDRFEVAPADRRADVVIDVVYDGPDLAEVAERTGLSTAQVIDAHTTTLWRVGFSGFAPGFAYLVDGDPRLRVPRRSDPRTAVPAGSVALAGEFSAIYPRRSPGGWQLIGHTDAVLWDIERPDPALLTQGMWVQFRAV is encoded by the coding sequence ATGAGCGTGACCGACCTCTCCCGCGACCTGTCCACCGACCTCGTCGGCAACATGGTCCTGGACTACGGCGACCAGGCGCTGATGGTCCAATGCGGCAGTACCGCAGAGGTATTGGCGTGGACGGCCGCCCTGCGCGCCGCGGAATGGCCCAGTGTGATCGACATCGTCCCGGCCGCCCGCACCGTGCTCGTGAAGCTCGACGGCGCCAATTGCCAGACCCTCATCCGGCAGCTGCTGCGCAACCTCCGCGTCGACTCGGACCGGTTCGAGGTCGCCCCCGCCGACCGCAGGGCCGACGTGGTGATCGACGTCGTCTACGACGGCCCGGACCTCGCCGAGGTCGCCGAGCGCACCGGGCTGAGCACAGCACAGGTCATCGATGCCCACACCACGACGCTGTGGCGGGTCGGATTCAGTGGATTCGCACCGGGTTTCGCATACCTGGTGGACGGCGACCCGCGGCTGCGGGTGCCGCGCCGGTCCGACCCGCGGACCGCCGTGCCGGCCGGATCGGTCGCCCTCGCCGGCGAATTCAGCGCGATCTACCCCCGCCGATCGCCGGGGGGCTGGCAGCTCATCGGCCACACCGACGCCGTGCTGTGGGACATCGAGCGGCCCGATCCCGCCCTGCTGACGCAAGGCATGTGGGTCCAGTTCCGGGCAGTGTGA
- a CDS encoding ABC transporter substrate-binding protein: MNRRAFLQFAGAAGALAAGCSSSKPAPGAAPAGGVTITHLFGQTVIKEPPKRVVSAGYTEQDDLLAVGVVPIAVTNWWGDQPFAVWPWAQPKLGAAQPVVLNLDNGIPVDQIAGLKPDLIVAINAGVDADTYQKLSAIAPTVPQGDGDAFFEPWKDQAATIGQAVFQADQMKSLIDGVGQKFAAVAQKNPGWLGKKALLMQGTLWQGTVVATVAGWRTDFLNQMGLVIADSIKPFGGSDHRAVIPRDQIRAVLDSADVVIWTTESPDDQKALLADPDVAASQATTQNRHLFTTKEQAGAIAFSSVLSYPMLAEQLPPLISKILG; the protein is encoded by the coding sequence CTGAATCGGCGCGCGTTCTTGCAGTTCGCCGGGGCCGCGGGAGCGCTCGCCGCGGGATGTTCGTCGTCCAAACCCGCGCCCGGCGCCGCCCCGGCCGGCGGGGTCACCATCACCCACCTGTTCGGGCAGACCGTCATCAAGGAGCCGCCCAAGCGCGTGGTCAGCGCCGGCTACACCGAGCAGGACGACCTGCTGGCGGTGGGCGTGGTGCCCATCGCGGTGACCAACTGGTGGGGCGATCAGCCCTTCGCGGTGTGGCCGTGGGCCCAGCCCAAGCTCGGCGCGGCGCAGCCGGTGGTGTTGAACCTGGACAACGGGATCCCGGTGGACCAGATCGCCGGCCTCAAACCCGACCTGATCGTGGCGATCAATGCCGGCGTGGACGCCGACACCTACCAGAAGCTCTCGGCGATCGCGCCGACCGTCCCGCAGGGCGACGGCGACGCGTTCTTCGAGCCGTGGAAGGACCAGGCCGCCACGATCGGCCAGGCGGTGTTCCAGGCCGACCAGATGAAGTCACTGATCGACGGCGTCGGGCAGAAGTTCGCGGCCGTCGCGCAAAAGAATCCGGGCTGGCTGGGCAAGAAGGCGCTGCTGATGCAGGGCACCCTCTGGCAGGGCACCGTGGTTGCTACGGTCGCGGGCTGGCGGACCGACTTTCTCAACCAGATGGGGCTGGTCATCGCCGACAGCATCAAGCCGTTCGGTGGCAGCGATCACCGCGCGGTCATCCCGCGCGACCAGATCAGGGCGGTGCTCGATTCCGCCGACGTGGTGATCTGGACGACCGAGAGCCCGGACGACCAGAAGGCCCTGCTCGCCGACCCCGACGTGGCGGCTTCGCAAGCAACGACCCAGAATCGCCACCTCTTCACCACCAAGGAACAGGCGGGCGCGATCGCGTTCTCGTCGGTGCTCAGCTACCCGATGCTCGCCGAGCAATTGCCGCCGCTGATCAGCAAAATCCTGGGCTAA
- a CDS encoding DNA polymerase domain-containing protein — translation MNSMSGPASLEVAGRRVTITHPDKVVFPAHAGSGPYTKLDLVRYYLAVAEGALRGVAGRPMILKRFVKGIEQEAVFQKRAPAKRPDWVDVAELRYASGTSAAEAVIHDAAGLAWAINLGCVDLNPHPVLAGDLDHPDELRVDLDPMPGVTWPRIVDVALVAREVLEDYGLIAWPKTSGSRGFHIYARIAPRWKFTQVRLAAQTVAREVERRIPDAATSRWWKEERKGVFVDFNQNAKDRTVASAYSVRATPDARVSTPLHWDEVADCDPAAFTLATVPDRFADLGDPWAGMNETVGELDRLLILAEELGPVEKAPKGSGKGADGRRVSSKPLIEIARTKTKDEALAALDTWRERHPAVAAQLQPADVLVDGMRGPSSIWYRIRINLQHVAEEQRPPQEELLADYSPWEGYRGAQRPGESPRAGD, via the coding sequence ATGAACTCCATGAGCGGCCCGGCGTCCTTGGAAGTGGCCGGACGTCGAGTCACCATCACCCACCCGGACAAGGTGGTCTTCCCCGCGCATGCGGGCTCCGGCCCGTACACCAAGCTCGATCTGGTGCGTTATTACCTGGCCGTCGCCGAGGGCGCGCTGCGTGGCGTCGCCGGTCGGCCGATGATCCTGAAACGTTTCGTCAAGGGCATCGAGCAGGAGGCGGTGTTCCAGAAGCGGGCGCCCGCCAAGCGGCCGGACTGGGTGGACGTCGCCGAGCTGCGCTACGCGTCGGGCACGTCGGCCGCCGAAGCGGTCATCCACGACGCCGCCGGGCTCGCGTGGGCGATCAACCTGGGTTGCGTCGACCTCAATCCGCACCCGGTGCTCGCCGGCGACCTCGACCATCCCGACGAGCTGCGGGTCGACCTGGACCCGATGCCCGGGGTCACCTGGCCACGGATCGTCGACGTCGCGCTGGTGGCCCGCGAAGTGCTCGAGGACTACGGCCTGATCGCCTGGCCCAAGACGTCGGGCTCGCGGGGCTTTCACATCTACGCCCGCATCGCGCCGCGCTGGAAGTTCACCCAGGTCCGGCTGGCCGCCCAGACCGTCGCGCGGGAGGTCGAGCGGCGGATCCCCGACGCGGCGACCAGCCGCTGGTGGAAGGAGGAACGCAAGGGCGTGTTCGTCGACTTCAACCAGAACGCCAAGGACCGCACCGTCGCCTCGGCGTATTCGGTGCGGGCTACCCCCGACGCGCGGGTGTCCACACCGCTGCACTGGGACGAGGTCGCCGACTGCGATCCGGCGGCGTTCACCTTGGCCACCGTGCCGGACCGATTCGCCGACCTGGGTGACCCGTGGGCGGGGATGAACGAGACGGTCGGCGAGCTCGACCGGCTGCTGATCCTCGCCGAAGAACTCGGTCCCGTCGAGAAGGCACCGAAGGGCTCCGGCAAAGGAGCCGACGGGCGACGCGTCTCGTCCAAGCCGCTCATCGAAATCGCCCGCACCAAGACCAAGGACGAGGCGCTGGCCGCCCTGGACACCTGGCGCGAGCGGCACCCCGCCGTCGCCGCGCAGCTGCAGCCGGCCGACGTGTTGGTCGACGGCATGCGCGGACCCAGTTCGATCTGGTATCGGATCCGGATCAACCTGCAGCACGTCGCCGAGGAGCAGCGCCCGCCGCAGGAGGAGTTGCTCGCCGATTACAGCCCGTGGGAGGGGTACCGGGGCGCTCAGCGTCCGGGGGAATCGCCCCGCGCAGGCGACTGA
- the fadD2 gene encoding long-chain-fatty-acid--CoA ligase FadD2, with protein sequence MANFIGLPGQAVNKLQQYLERGSAELHYVRKIFEAGAFRLEPPQNVVAMATDIYKWGEFGMLPSLNARRHPDRAACIDEEGEFSYRELDEAAHAVANGLIERGVRGGDGVAILARNTRWFLIANYGAARAGARIILLNSEFSGPQIKEVSEREGAKVIIYDDEYTKAVSKAEPELGKLRALGTNPDSDEPSGSEDETLADLIARSSKSPAPKATKHASIIILTSGTTGTPKGANRSTPPTLAPVGGILSHVPFKANEVTSLPAPMFHALGYLHGTLALFLGSTLVLRRKLKPPLVLEDIEKHKASAMVVVPVMLSRLLDAIEKMDRKPDLSSLKIIFVSGSQLGAELANRALKDFGPVIYNMYGSTEIAFATIAGPKDLELNPATVGPVVKGVKVKILDDNGHELPQGDVGRIFVGNAFPFEGYTGGGHKQIVDGLMSSGDVGYFDEHGLLYVSGRDDEMIVSGGENVFPAEVEDLISGHPDVVEATAIGVDDKEWGHRLRAFVVKKDGASVDEDAIKHYVRDHLARYKVPREVIFLEELPRNPTGKILKRELREMEI encoded by the coding sequence ATGGCTAACTTCATCGGACTGCCGGGCCAGGCTGTCAACAAGCTTCAGCAGTACCTCGAACGCGGCTCAGCCGAACTGCACTACGTGCGCAAGATCTTCGAGGCCGGCGCCTTCCGGCTGGAGCCACCGCAGAACGTCGTCGCGATGGCCACCGACATCTATAAGTGGGGCGAGTTCGGGATGCTGCCGTCGCTGAACGCGAGGCGTCATCCCGACCGCGCGGCGTGCATCGACGAAGAGGGCGAATTCAGCTACCGCGAGCTCGACGAGGCCGCCCACGCGGTGGCCAACGGCCTGATCGAACGGGGTGTGCGCGGCGGGGACGGGGTGGCGATCCTGGCCCGCAACACCCGCTGGTTTCTCATCGCCAACTACGGCGCCGCCCGCGCCGGCGCCCGCATCATCCTGCTGAACAGTGAGTTCTCCGGCCCGCAGATCAAGGAGGTCTCGGAGCGCGAGGGCGCCAAGGTGATCATCTACGACGATGAATACACCAAGGCGGTCAGCAAGGCGGAACCCGAGCTGGGCAAGCTGCGCGCGCTGGGCACCAACCCCGACTCGGACGAGCCCTCGGGCAGCGAGGACGAGACCCTGGCCGATCTGATCGCGCGCAGCAGCAAATCACCCGCGCCCAAGGCCACCAAGCATGCGTCGATCATCATCCTGACCAGCGGCACGACCGGCACTCCGAAGGGGGCGAACCGCAGCACCCCGCCGACGCTGGCGCCGGTGGGCGGCATCCTGTCGCATGTTCCGTTCAAGGCCAACGAGGTGACGTCGCTGCCGGCGCCGATGTTCCACGCGCTGGGCTACCTGCACGGCACCCTGGCGCTGTTCCTCGGGTCCACGCTCGTGCTGCGGCGCAAGTTAAAGCCGCCGCTGGTGCTCGAAGACATCGAGAAGCACAAGGCGTCCGCCATGGTCGTGGTGCCGGTGATGCTGTCGCGGCTGCTCGATGCGATCGAAAAGATGGACCGCAAGCCCGACCTGTCCAGCCTGAAGATCATCTTCGTGTCGGGCTCCCAATTGGGCGCCGAGCTGGCCAACCGTGCCCTCAAGGACTTCGGCCCGGTCATCTACAACATGTACGGCTCGACCGAGATCGCCTTCGCCACCATCGCCGGGCCCAAGGACCTGGAACTCAACCCCGCCACCGTCGGCCCGGTGGTCAAGGGTGTGAAGGTCAAGATCCTCGACGACAACGGCCACGAGCTGCCGCAGGGCGACGTCGGGCGGATCTTCGTCGGCAACGCCTTCCCGTTCGAGGGCTACACCGGCGGCGGTCACAAGCAGATCGTGGACGGCCTGATGTCGTCGGGCGACGTCGGTTACTTCGACGAACACGGGCTGCTCTACGTGAGCGGCCGCGACGACGAGATGATCGTCTCCGGTGGCGAGAACGTGTTCCCCGCCGAGGTCGAGGACCTGATCAGCGGGCATCCCGACGTGGTGGAGGCCACCGCGATCGGCGTGGACGACAAGGAGTGGGGCCACCGGCTGCGCGCGTTCGTGGTCAAGAAGGACGGTGCCAGCGTCGACGAGGATGCGATCAAGCACTACGTGCGCGACCACCTGGCCCGCTACAAGGTGCCACGCGAGGTGATCTTCCTCGAGGAGCTGCCGCGCAACCCCACCGGCAAGATCCTCAAGCGCGAGCTGCGCGAGATGGAGATTTAG
- a CDS encoding ATPase: protein MITNPVGDGAPTERLNKNPPQLPARRSFRQPAQASADRRASDQRGQRTRRTVDLPASTHRALDIWQREAADRLGVARVTGQEVLTALIDQLLVDPKLAAQIIRTIESRR, encoded by the coding sequence GTGATAACCAACCCAGTCGGCGACGGGGCGCCCACCGAGCGCCTCAACAAGAACCCGCCGCAGCTGCCCGCCCGGCGTAGCTTCAGGCAGCCCGCCCAGGCGTCCGCCGACCGTCGGGCCAGCGACCAGCGCGGTCAACGAACCCGGCGGACCGTCGACCTCCCAGCGAGCACGCACCGCGCCCTGGACATCTGGCAGCGCGAGGCCGCCGACCGTCTGGGTGTGGCCCGGGTGACCGGCCAAGAGGTGCTCACCGCCCTCATCGACCAGCTGCTGGTCGACCCGAAGCTCGCGGCACAGATCATCCGGACCATCGAATCGCGACGCTGA
- a CDS encoding acyl-CoA dehydrogenase, with the protein MPIAITPEHQDLADSVRSLVARVAPSEVLHQAMETPVDNPPPYWQAAAEQGLQGVHLAESVGGQGFGILELAIVLAEFGYGAVPGPFVPSAIASALIAAHDPEAKVLTELASGAAIAAYALDSGLTATRHGPDENVLVIRGEVRAVPAAAQASVLVLPVAIDSGDEWVVLSADQLEIEPVKSLDPLRPIAHVRAEALEVGDDALLSNLTMTTAYALMSTLLSAEAIGVARWATDTASQYAKIREQFGRPIGQFQAIKHKCAEMIADTERATAAVWDAARAIDEASQNGWDIVASAVEFAAAVAATLAPAAAQRCTQDCIQVHGGIGFTWEHDTGVYYRRALMLAACFGRRSEYPQKVVDTATSTGMRAVDIDLDPDTEKLRAEIRAEVSALKQMDREARKVAIAEAGWVLPYLPKPWGRAASPVEQIIIAQEFTNGRVKRPQVGIASWIIPSIVAFGTEEQKQRFLPPTFRGEMVWCQLFSEPGAGSDLAGLSTKATRVEGGWRISGQKIWTTAAQFSQWGALLARTDPSAPKHNGISYFLLDMKSEGVTVKPLRELTGAEFFNTVYIDDVFVPDDCVLGEVNRGWEVSRNTLTAERVSLGTSDNNFLATLPEFVEFVRDGQFDQVAQHRAGQLIAEGHAAKVLNLRSTLLTLAGGDAMPSAAISKLLSMRTGQGYAEFAVSSFGTDGAIGDTDELPGKWGDYLLSSRATTIYGGTSEVQLNIIAERLLGLPRDP; encoded by the coding sequence GTGCCGATCGCAATAACTCCTGAGCACCAAGACCTGGCCGATTCGGTGCGATCCCTGGTGGCGCGGGTAGCGCCGTCCGAGGTGCTGCACCAGGCGATGGAAACCCCGGTCGACAATCCCCCGCCGTACTGGCAGGCCGCGGCCGAGCAGGGCCTGCAGGGTGTGCACTTGGCCGAGTCCGTCGGCGGACAGGGCTTCGGCATCCTGGAGCTGGCCATCGTCCTGGCCGAGTTCGGCTACGGCGCGGTGCCCGGGCCGTTCGTGCCGTCGGCGATCGCCAGCGCGTTGATCGCCGCTCATGACCCCGAGGCCAAGGTGCTCACCGAGCTGGCGTCGGGCGCGGCCATCGCCGCCTACGCGCTGGATTCCGGACTCACCGCAACGCGACACGGCCCCGACGAGAACGTGCTGGTGATCCGCGGGGAGGTCCGCGCGGTGCCCGCGGCCGCGCAGGCATCGGTATTGGTGCTCCCGGTCGCAATCGACAGCGGCGACGAGTGGGTGGTGCTCAGCGCCGACCAGCTCGAGATCGAGCCGGTGAAAAGCCTGGACCCGCTGCGGCCCATCGCGCACGTCCGGGCCGAGGCCCTCGAGGTCGGCGACGACGCGCTGTTGAGCAACCTCACCATGACCACCGCGTACGCGCTGATGTCCACGCTGCTGTCCGCCGAGGCGATCGGTGTGGCCCGCTGGGCGACCGATACGGCGTCGCAGTACGCCAAGATCCGGGAACAGTTCGGCAGGCCGATCGGGCAGTTCCAGGCCATCAAGCATAAGTGCGCGGAGATGATCGCCGACACCGAGCGGGCCACCGCCGCAGTGTGGGACGCCGCCCGCGCGATCGACGAAGCCAGCCAAAACGGTTGGGACATAGTGGCTTCGGCGGTCGAGTTCGCCGCCGCGGTGGCCGCGACACTGGCACCGGCGGCCGCACAGCGCTGCACGCAGGACTGCATCCAGGTGCACGGCGGCATCGGCTTCACCTGGGAGCACGACACCGGCGTCTACTACCGCCGGGCGCTGATGCTCGCCGCGTGCTTCGGCCGCCGCTCGGAGTATCCGCAAAAGGTGGTAGACACCGCGACCAGCACCGGGATGCGTGCCGTGGACATCGATCTGGATCCGGACACCGAGAAGCTGCGGGCCGAGATCCGCGCCGAGGTGAGCGCGCTCAAGCAGATGGACCGCGAGGCGCGCAAGGTCGCGATCGCCGAGGCCGGTTGGGTGTTGCCCTATTTGCCGAAGCCGTGGGGCCGCGCCGCCAGTCCGGTCGAGCAGATCATCATCGCGCAGGAGTTCACCAACGGGCGGGTCAAGCGCCCGCAGGTGGGCATCGCTTCGTGGATCATCCCGTCGATCGTCGCTTTTGGTACCGAGGAGCAAAAGCAGCGGTTCCTGCCGCCGACGTTCCGCGGCGAAATGGTTTGGTGCCAGCTGTTTTCCGAGCCCGGCGCCGGGTCGGACCTGGCGGGGCTCTCGACCAAGGCGACGCGGGTGGAAGGCGGCTGGCGCATCAGCGGCCAAAAGATTTGGACCACGGCCGCGCAGTTCTCCCAGTGGGGCGCCCTACTGGCCCGAACCGACCCGTCGGCGCCGAAACACAACGGCATCAGCTACTTCCTGCTGGACATGAAGAGTGAAGGCGTCACCGTCAAGCCGCTGCGCGAGCTCACCGGCGCCGAATTTTTCAACACGGTCTACATCGACGACGTGTTCGTGCCCGACGACTGTGTGCTCGGCGAGGTCAACCGGGGCTGGGAGGTCAGCCGCAACACCCTGACGGCGGAGCGGGTGTCGCTGGGGACCAGCGACAACAATTTCCTGGCGACGCTGCCCGAGTTCGTCGAGTTCGTCCGCGACGGGCAATTCGACCAGGTCGCGCAGCACCGCGCCGGTCAGCTGATCGCCGAGGGCCATGCCGCCAAGGTGCTTAACCTGCGCTCGACGCTGTTGACGCTGGCCGGCGGGGACGCCATGCCGTCGGCCGCGATCTCGAAGCTGTTGTCGATGCGCACCGGGCAGGGTTATGCCGAATTCGCGGTGTCGTCCTTCGGCACCGATGGCGCGATCGGCGACACCGACGAACTGCCGGGCAAGTGGGGTGATTACCTGCTGTCCAGCCGGGCCACCACGATCTACGGCGGCACGTCGGAGGTACAGCTCAACATCATTGCCGAACGACTCCTGGGGTTGCCGCGCGATCCCTAA